Proteins co-encoded in one Candidatus Kuenenbacteria bacterium HGW-Kuenenbacteria-1 genomic window:
- a CDS encoding ATPase, producing MIYQRKIYKNIKKYFKAKQVIVITGMRRVGKTTILKQILSEIKSENKIYFDLEKLSDRNVFDQENYDNILLDLEGKGINIRKKIYLAIDEIQFLPNITSVIKYLYDHYNIKFFVTGSSSYYLKNFFTQSLAGRKIVFELFPLDFGEFLNFKEVYYKEKNIFEKMFSEFEYERLRFYYEEFINFGGFPEVVLVKKDELKKEILNDIISSYVNIDIKTLSDFRKDKEIYNLIKMLASRIGTRLDYNKLASLSGLSRHTVEEYIDFFEKTYLIHRISVHTHSIDREIVKAQKIYFCDNGLVNILAENSSGSKFENAFFNQIRHKGEVRYYALKDGNEIDFILNKKIALEIKESPTKIDQNNLERLSKIAGIKKDYLIGRKNVPKFKGYIWGGDIK from the coding sequence ATGATATATCAGCGAAAAATTTATAAAAACATTAAAAAATATTTTAAAGCAAAACAAGTAATTGTTATTACTGGAATGAGAAGGGTTGGAAAAACCACTATTTTAAAACAAATTCTTTCTGAAATAAAGTCCGAAAATAAGATCTATTTTGATTTAGAAAAATTATCAGATAGAAATGTTTTTGATCAAGAAAATTATGATAATATTTTACTTGATCTTGAAGGAAAAGGAATAAATATACGAAAGAAAATTTATTTAGCTATTGATGAAATCCAATTTCTACCTAATATTACAAGTGTTATAAAATATCTTTATGATCATTATAATATAAAATTTTTTGTAACTGGTTCAAGTTCTTATTATCTTAAAAATTTTTTTACTCAATCACTTGCAGGAAGAAAAATTGTATTTGAATTATTTCCATTGGATTTTGGCGAGTTTTTAAATTTTAAAGAAGTTTATTATAAAGAAAAAAATATTTTTGAGAAAATGTTTTCTGAATTTGAATATGAAAGATTAAGATTTTATTATGAAGAATTTATTAATTTTGGCGGATTTCCAGAAGTAGTATTAGTAAAAAAAGATGAACTTAAAAAAGAGATATTAAATGATATTATTAGCTCTTATGTAAATATTGATATAAAAACACTTTCTGATTTTCGCAAAGACAAAGAGATTTATAATTTAATAAAAATGTTGGCATCTAGAATTGGTACTCGTCTTGATTATAATAAACTGGCTAGCCTAAGCGGTTTATCGCGTCATACAGTTGAAGAATATATAGATTTTTTTGAAAAAACTTATTTAATTCATAGAATATCTGTTCATACTCATAGTATAGATCGCGAAATAGTAAAAGCTCAGAAAATTTATTTTTGCGATAATGGATTAGTAAATATTTTAGCGGAAAATAGTAGTGGATCAAAATTTGAAAATGCATTTTTTAATCAAATTCGTCATAAAGGAGAGGTTCGTTATTATGCTTTAAAAGATGGAAATGAAATTGATTTTATTTTAAATAAAAAAATAGCATTAGAAATTAAAGAATCACCAACTAAAATTGATCAAAACAATTTAGAAAGATTATCAAAAATAGCAGGTATAAAAAAAGATTATTTGATCGGAAGAAAAAATGTTCCTAAATTTAAGGGTTATATTTGGGGAGGAGATATAAAATAA
- a CDS encoding response regulator, with protein sequence MNTKKRILIVEDEIALLSILHKKLESEEFTVFDAKNGEQGFEIALQEKPDLILLDIVMPVMDGITMLKKLRTESEWGKNAKVIMLTNLSDSEKVAEAMLFGFHSYLVKSDWKINDVVQKVKEKLEL encoded by the coding sequence ATGAATACAAAAAAAAGAATTCTTATTGTAGAAGATGAAATAGCATTATTAAGTATTCTTCATAAAAAACTAGAATCTGAAGAATTCACAGTATTTGATGCAAAAAATGGCGAGCAAGGGTTTGAAATTGCTTTGCAAGAAAAACCCGATTTAATTTTATTAGACATTGTAATGCCTGTAATGGATGGCATCACAATGCTAAAAAAATTAAGAACAGAAAGTGAATGGGGAAAAAATGCAAAGGTAATTATGTTGACAAATTTAAGTGATAGTGAAAAAGTGGCTGAAGCAATGTTATTTGGATTCCATAGTTATCTTGTAAAATCAGATTGGAAAATTAACGATGTTGTTCAAAAAGTAAAAGAAAAATTGGAATTATAA
- a CDS encoding valine--tRNA ligase yields the protein MNKTYEPQNYEDKIYQKWENSGYFNPDKCVKDGIADKNAPTYTIILPPPNITAKLHLGHSAMLAIEDLMIRYHRMKGDQTLWLPGTDHAAIATQNAVEKKIFKEQGLTRHDLGREKLLEEIWIFLKETQSTILKQMRKMGASLDWSREAFTFDKQREKAVTKMFVDMYEAGVIYKGERIVNWCPRCHSTLADDEVEYKEQKTKLYFFKYSKDFPFTIATTRPETKLGDTAVAVNPKDDRYKKYIGKIYEIDFLGVILKLKIIADYNVEMEFGTGALGVTPAHSAVDWQMAEKNNLEIIKVIDENGKIRQGFNEFSNKNVLEAREMIVEKLKQQNLLEKEEEINNNLSICYRCNTPIEPLPSKQWFVNVNKKLERLGNKSLKEKAIEVAKNKEIKFIPERFEKRYLDWMENLHDWCISRQIWFGHQIPVWYKSKFKDNDEIYVGIEKPKEDNWTQDPDTLDTWFSSGMWTFSTLGWPDTFKKNKKSGDLAKFHSTQVLETGYEILTLWVSRMIMMSLFAIQEIPFENVYLHGMILDKNGKKMSKSKGNGIDPIDMIEKFGADAVRLSMLIGNTPGNDARLSEEKIEGFRNFINKLWNISRFIISQKSIKLKVEKLEIKIEKECLTLADVWILNKFNNLIKKVDDDLNNYNFSQAGEKLKEFTWNDFADWYLEISKFEKNEEKNEILFYILENLLKLWHPFIPFITEVIWQELSERKFLMIEKWPTQFVVKKNNIGNDFEIIKNIIIAIRNVRSENKIEPSQKIKVIIYANKKIELIKNQIHLIKSLRTNINEIEVKDKGEKISQAIYISVDEIEIYLLAEIDVEKEKARKEKEINNLEKIIKTVKNKLSNQEFIKKAPKQIIKQEKEKLELWQTELKNLKFL from the coding sequence ATGAACAAAACTTACGAACCACAAAATTACGAAGATAAAATTTACCAGAAATGGGAAAATAGCGGTTATTTTAATCCAGATAAATGTGTTAAAGATGGAATAGCGGATAAAAACGCGCCAACTTATACAATTATTTTACCACCGCCAAATATAACAGCAAAATTACATTTAGGACATTCTGCGATGTTGGCAATTGAAGATTTAATGATTCGTTATCATAGAATGAAAGGCGATCAAACATTATGGTTGCCTGGAACCGATCATGCTGCAATTGCAACGCAAAATGCTGTTGAGAAAAAAATATTTAAAGAACAAGGTTTGACTCGTCATGATTTAGGTAGAGAAAAACTTCTTGAAGAAATTTGGATATTTTTAAAAGAAACGCAATCAACAATTTTAAAACAAATGAGAAAAATGGGTGCTTCTTTAGATTGGTCGCGCGAAGCTTTTACTTTTGATAAACAAAGAGAAAAAGCAGTTACAAAAATGTTTGTTGATATGTATGAAGCAGGTGTAATTTATAAAGGAGAAAGAATTGTAAATTGGTGTCCTAGATGCCATTCTACTTTAGCTGATGATGAAGTTGAATATAAAGAACAAAAAACAAAATTATATTTTTTCAAATATAGTAAAGATTTTCCTTTTACAATTGCAACTACTCGGCCAGAAACAAAATTAGGAGATACAGCAGTTGCAGTTAATCCAAAAGATGACAGATATAAAAAATATATTGGAAAAATTTATGAAATAGATTTTTTAGGTGTTATTTTAAAATTAAAAATTATTGCAGATTATAATGTTGAAATGGAATTTGGAACAGGAGCTCTAGGTGTAACACCAGCTCACTCTGCAGTTGATTGGCAAATGGCTGAAAAAAATAATTTAGAAATAATTAAAGTAATAGATGAAAATGGAAAAATCAGACAGGGATTTAATGAATTTTCAAATAAAAATGTTTTAGAAGCGCGAGAAATGATTGTTGAAAAATTAAAACAGCAAAATTTATTAGAAAAAGAAGAAGAAATAAATAATAATTTATCAATTTGTTATCGTTGCAACACACCAATTGAACCATTGCCATCAAAACAATGGTTTGTTAATGTAAATAAAAAATTAGAAAGATTAGGAAATAAATCATTAAAAGAAAAAGCAATTGAAGTTGCAAAAAATAAAGAAATAAAATTTATTCCTGAAAGGTTTGAAAAAAGATATTTAGATTGGATGGAAAATTTGCATGATTGGTGCATTTCAAGACAAATTTGGTTTGGACATCAGATTCCTGTTTGGTATAAAAGTAAGTTTAAAGATAATGATGAAATTTATGTTGGTATTGAAAAACCAAAAGAAGATAATTGGACTCAAGATCCAGATACTTTGGACACTTGGTTTTCTTCTGGCATGTGGACTTTTTCAACATTAGGATGGCCTGATACTTTTAAAAAAAATAAAAAATCAGGAGATTTAGCGAAATTTCATTCAACGCAAGTTTTGGAAACTGGATATGAAATTTTAACGCTTTGGGTTTCGCGGATGATTATGATGTCTTTATTTGCTATTCAAGAAATTCCTTTTGAAAATGTTTATTTGCATGGAATGATTTTAGATAAAAATGGGAAAAAAATGAGCAAATCAAAAGGTAATGGAATTGATCCAATTGATATGATTGAAAAATTTGGCGCTGATGCTGTTCGTTTATCAATGTTAATTGGAAATACCCCTGGCAATGACGCGCGATTAAGCGAAGAAAAAATTGAAGGATTTAGAAATTTTATTAATAAGTTGTGGAATATTTCAAGGTTTATAATAAGTCAAAAATCTATAAAGTTGAAAGTTGAAAAATTAGAAATAAAAATCGAAAAAGAATGTTTAACTTTGGCTGATGTTTGGATTTTGAATAAATTTAATAATTTAATAAAAAAAGTTGACGATGATTTAAATAATTATAATTTTTCACAAGCTGGTGAAAAATTAAAAGAATTTACTTGGAATGATTTTGCTGATTGGTATTTAGAAATAAGTAAGTTTGAAAAAAATGAAGAAAAAAATGAAATATTATTTTATATTTTAGAAAATTTATTAAAACTTTGGCATCCATTTATTCCTTTTATTACTGAAGTTATTTGGCAAGAATTAAGCGAGCGAAAATTTTTAATGATAGAAAAATGGCCAACCCAATTTGTTGTAAAAAAAAATAATATAGGAAATGATTTTGAAATAATTAAAAATATTATTATTGCTATTCGTAATGTGCGATCTGAAAATAAAATTGAACCTTCTCAAAAAATTAAAGTAATAATTTATGCTAACAAAAAAATTGAGTTAATAAAAAATCAAATTCATTTAATTAAAAGTTTGCGAACAAATATAAATGAAATAGAAGTTAAAGATAAAGGAGAAAAAATATCTCAGGCAATTTATATTTCTGTTGATGAGATTGAAATTTATTTATTAGCAGAAATAGATGTTGAAAAAGAAAAAGCAAGAAAAGAAAAAGAAATTAATAATTTAGAAAAAATAATAAAAACAGTTAAGAATAAATTAAGTAATCAAGAATTTATTAAAAAAGCGCCAAAACAAATTATTAAACAAGAAAAAGAAAAATTAGAATTATGGCAAACAGAATTAAAAAATTTAAAATTTTTATAA
- the lepA gene encoding elongation factor 4 codes for MDIRNFCIIAHIDHGKSTLADRFLELTKTIDKLKMHSQFLDQMDLEREKGITIKLQPVQLDYNLQSINYKLNLIDTPGHVDFGYEVSRSLAAVEGVLLLVDATQGIQAQTLANLHLALEQNLFIIPVINKIDLPNAQPEKTAEEIKQLLDRESLSNISCSPFFISAKTGEGVEQLLCSIVKYIPTPSINLDKPFRALIFDSVYDEYKGVIVYVRIVDGKIEKGDQIEFMGTKKQGEALEVGVFKPNFFPKNRLESGEIGYIATGLKDIGNCKVGDTIINPKNQIMNNKQIEALPGYKEAKSMVFAGLFCKDGSDYSKFREALDKYKLTDASLFYEPEVSQALGFGFRCGFLGMLHLEIVQERLHREYGLDLVITTPSVAYKIILK; via the coding sequence ATGGATATTAGAAATTTTTGTATCATCGCTCATATTGATCATGGAAAATCGACTCTTGCCGATCGATTTTTAGAATTGACAAAAACTATAGATAAATTAAAAATGCACTCTCAATTTTTAGATCAAATGGATTTAGAAAGAGAAAAAGGAATTACTATTAAACTTCAACCAGTTCAACTTGACTACAATCTCCAATCTATAAACTATAAATTAAATTTAATAGACACGCCAGGACATGTTGATTTTGGTTACGAAGTTTCTAGATCTTTGGCCGCAGTAGAAGGAGTTCTTTTATTAGTAGACGCTACTCAAGGAATTCAAGCACAAACTTTGGCTAATTTACATTTAGCTTTAGAACAAAATTTATTTATTATTCCAGTAATAAATAAAATTGATCTACCTAATGCTCAACCAGAAAAAACAGCTGAAGAAATAAAACAATTATTAGATCGCGAATCATTGTCAAATATTAGTTGCTCGCCATTTTTTATTTCTGCAAAAACAGGCGAAGGTGTCGAACAACTTTTGTGTTCAATAGTTAAATATATCCCCACACCATCTATAAATTTAGATAAACCTTTTAGAGCTTTAATTTTTGATTCGGTTTATGATGAATATAAAGGAGTGATTGTTTATGTTCGGATTGTTGATGGAAAAATAGAAAAAGGAGATCAAATTGAATTTATGGGAACTAAAAAACAAGGAGAGGCTTTAGAAGTAGGAGTTTTTAAGCCTAATTTTTTTCCAAAAAACAGATTAGAATCTGGCGAGATTGGCTACATTGCTACTGGATTAAAAGATATTGGTAATTGTAAAGTTGGCGATACAATTATAAATCCCAAAAACCAAATAATGAACAATAAACAAATTGAGGCTTTGCCTGGCTATAAAGAAGCTAAATCAATGGTTTTTGCTGGCTTATTTTGTAAAGATGGGAGTGATTATTCAAAATTTAGAGAAGCATTGGATAAATACAAATTAACTGATGCCAGTTTATTTTATGAACCAGAGGTCTCTCAAGCTTTAGGATTTGGTTTCCGTTGCGGATTTTTAGGAATGTTACATTTAGAAATTGTTCAAGAACGTCTACATAGAGAATATGGACTAGATCTTGTAATTACTACTCCCAGCGTGGCATATAAAATAATTTTAAAATAA
- a CDS encoding ribosome biogenesis GTPase Der encodes MKVCIIGRVNVGKSTLFNRLIDQEKAIISKIAGTTRDRNYAECFWRKEKFDLIDTGGLQDAGINKVEKKVQEQTQVALKEADLILFVVDVKDGLLLEDKDIAKILRNLKKPIIVAVNKVDKNSLRKMASDFFKLGFGEPMLISAITGIGTGDLLDEIVKKLFVLPKIKSDENIIIKEPIKKPVKIILTGRTNVGKSSIFNAILGEERVIVSEIPHTTREALDTLITYKNQSILIVDTAGLRKKSKIDCHIEKIGSLQSLQTFKRADVICLVLEAGETALSQDKRIANHIERTNKGVIIVVNKWDLLSQKDKRKVNQYIQYLKAQFSFFLWAPIVFVSAKENFQIKKILDTALKIKQRLNRIFDQKELDKFLEEMKKKYSFFIDPSERKLHPKTVKQKFFSVYKFSQIRDNPPKFALVIQQKTPLPQACLNILEKELRKKFDFEGIPFTIELEKPE; translated from the coding sequence ATGAAAGTATGTATTATTGGTCGAGTTAATGTGGGAAAATCCACTCTTTTTAATCGTTTAATTGATCAAGAAAAAGCCATTATTTCTAAAATAGCTGGCACCACTCGAGATAGAAATTATGCGGAATGTTTTTGGAGAAAAGAAAAGTTTGATTTAATAGACACAGGGGGATTACAGGATGCGGGAATTAATAAAGTTGAAAAAAAAGTTCAAGAACAAACTCAAGTTGCTTTAAAAGAAGCGGATTTAATTCTTTTTGTAGTTGATGTAAAAGATGGATTGCTTTTGGAAGATAAAGATATTGCAAAAATTTTAAGAAATCTTAAAAAACCTATTATTGTTGCAGTAAATAAAGTTGATAAAAATAGTTTAAGAAAAATGGCAAGTGATTTTTTTAAATTGGGATTTGGTGAGCCAATGTTAATTTCAGCTATTACTGGAATTGGCACAGGCGATTTATTAGATGAAATAGTAAAAAAACTTTTTGTTTTGCCTAAAATTAAATCTGATGAAAATATTATAATAAAAGAACCAATTAAAAAACCAGTTAAAATAATTTTAACTGGCAGGACAAATGTTGGAAAATCTTCTATTTTTAATGCAATATTAGGAGAGGAAAGAGTTATTGTGAGTGAGATACCACATACGACTCGCGAGGCCTTAGACACTTTAATTACTTATAAAAATCAATCCATTTTAATTGTTGATACTGCTGGATTAAGAAAAAAAAGTAAAATTGATTGTCATATAGAAAAAATTGGATCTTTGCAAAGTCTTCAAACCTTTAAAAGGGCGGATGTAATTTGTTTAGTATTAGAAGCAGGGGAAACAGCTCTTTCTCAAGATAAACGAATAGCCAATCATATTGAAAGAACAAATAAAGGAGTAATAATTGTTGTAAATAAATGGGATTTACTTTCTCAAAAAGATAAAAGAAAAGTAAATCAATATATTCAATATTTAAAAGCGCAATTTTCTTTTTTTCTTTGGGCTCCCATTGTTTTTGTTTCAGCCAAAGAAAATTTTCAGATAAAAAAAATTTTAGACACAGCTTTAAAAATTAAACAAAGATTAAACAGGATTTTTGATCAAAAAGAATTAGATAAATTTTTAGAAGAAATGAAAAAAAAGTATTCATTTTTTATTGATCCTTCTGAACGCAAGCTTCATCCTAAAACCGTTAAGCAAAAATTTTTCTCAGTTTATAAATTTAGTCAAATAAGAGATAATCCTCCAAAATTTGCTTTGGTTATTCAGCAAAAAACGCCATTACCTCAAGCTTGTTTGAATATTTTAGAAAAAGAGTTGAGAAAAAAATTTGATTTTGAAGGAATACCTTTTACAATTGAACTTGAAAAACCAGAATAA
- the mraY gene encoding phospho-N-acetylmuramoyl-pentapeptide-transferase: MEITFFPIIKIFFLSTLSFLIALIWVPFLISFLNKNKLKKNIRESVNSPIFSKMHRIKSGTPTMGGILIWGTTLIVALLFSFLAKFTLLPIFEQLNFLTRPETLLPLGALIASALVGLGDDFLNIKKIGPNGGGLKVAHRLIIYTLIAGLVACFGAWWFYYKLEWSIIYIPFLGHFNIGFWYIPLFIFIIVSTAFSVNETDGLDGLAGGILLFSFITFGFMAFILGKVNLAAFCGVISGALLSFLWFNVYPAKFFMGDTGAMSLGITLGVVAMLTNTFLFLPIVGFLFIIESLSVIIQMLSKKIRHKKIFLSSPIHHHLEAKGWPEPQIVMRFWIIAGVSAIIGLIIFLLDKGI, encoded by the coding sequence ATGGAAATAACTTTTTTCCCTATTATTAAAATATTTTTTCTTTCAACCCTTTCTTTTTTAATTGCTTTAATTTGGGTCCCTTTTTTAATCTCTTTTTTAAACAAAAATAAATTAAAAAAGAATATTAGAGAAAGCGTTAATTCTCCAATTTTTTCTAAAATGCATCGAATAAAATCTGGCACTCCGACAATGGGAGGAATTTTAATTTGGGGAACAACTTTAATTGTGGCACTTTTATTTTCTTTTTTAGCTAAATTTACTCTTTTGCCTATTTTTGAACAATTAAATTTTTTAACTCGCCCAGAAACTCTCCTACCATTAGGCGCTTTAATAGCTTCAGCTTTAGTAGGTTTGGGAGATGATTTTTTAAATATTAAAAAAATTGGTCCTAATGGTGGAGGATTAAAAGTTGCACATCGATTAATAATTTATACATTAATTGCTGGTTTAGTTGCTTGTTTTGGCGCTTGGTGGTTTTATTATAAATTAGAATGGAGCATAATTTATATTCCCTTTTTAGGTCATTTTAATATTGGCTTTTGGTATATACCACTTTTTATTTTTATAATAGTTTCTACAGCTTTTTCAGTAAACGAAACCGATGGATTGGATGGATTGGCCGGAGGAATTTTATTATTTTCTTTTATTACTTTTGGATTTATGGCTTTTATTTTAGGAAAAGTAAATTTAGCCGCTTTTTGCGGAGTAATTTCCGGAGCCTTACTTTCTTTTTTATGGTTTAATGTTTATCCAGCTAAATTTTTTATGGGAGATACGGGCGCAATGTCATTAGGAATTACTTTGGGAGTTGTTGCTATGCTAACAAACACTTTCCTGTTTTTACCAATCGTTGGTTTTCTTTTTATAATAGAATCTTTGTCAGTGATTATTCAAATGCTTTCTAAAAAAATTAGACATAAAAAAATTTTTCTTTCTAGTCCGATACATCATCATTTAGAAGCAAAAGGATGGCCAGAACCTCAAATTGTTATGCGTTTTTGGATTATTGCCGGCGTTAGCGCAATAATTGGATTAATTATTTTTTTGTTAGACAAAGGAATTTAA